In the genome of Mucisphaera calidilacus, one region contains:
- a CDS encoding M16 family metallopeptidase — protein MQTIETHVLDNGLTVALEPMSGVESVSLTLMVPAGMASEPEDRQGLSGLLTEMVCRGAGGLSSRAHVDLLDRLGVVRTTGSTLRHFRLGATLVGDRLSEALGPLLDMAMSPALSEADFEPSRQLALQTLDGLQDDPQHRVMLDLRRVLFPTPLGRSPHGRRADVEASSVEDVRGFWERRCRPGGGVLAIAGKLDPERVLERVSGLVSGWTGRAEPVSISPTAYGGPVQSVEKTSQVHIGVGLEAIPELDEGVWCQRLAVAALSGGMSARLFTEVREKRGLCYSVHASYAGAREFGAIMAYAGTTPERAEQTLDVLSGELVRIHEGLEADEFARAKTGMKARVVMSGESTSARASALASDLMVLGRTRSLEEVGAKIDGVTLEQVNAFLASREAGVQRVVTIGPEPLAVPERCGG, from the coding sequence ATGCAGACGATCGAGACGCACGTGCTGGACAATGGGTTGACGGTTGCGCTGGAGCCCATGTCGGGTGTCGAGTCGGTTTCGTTGACGTTGATGGTTCCGGCGGGGATGGCTTCGGAGCCCGAGGACCGGCAGGGTTTGTCGGGCTTGTTGACGGAGATGGTGTGTCGGGGGGCGGGTGGTCTGAGCAGCCGTGCGCACGTGGACCTGCTGGACCGGCTGGGTGTGGTCCGGACAACGGGGTCGACGCTCCGGCATTTTCGTCTGGGCGCGACGCTGGTGGGTGATCGTTTGTCGGAGGCGTTGGGTCCGTTGCTGGACATGGCGATGTCGCCCGCGTTGTCGGAGGCGGATTTCGAGCCGAGTCGTCAGCTGGCGTTGCAGACGCTTGACGGCTTGCAGGATGACCCTCAGCACCGCGTGATGCTGGATCTGCGTCGTGTGTTGTTCCCGACGCCTCTGGGCCGTTCGCCTCACGGGCGTCGCGCGGACGTTGAGGCGTCGAGCGTGGAGGACGTTCGCGGTTTCTGGGAGCGTCGATGTCGGCCGGGCGGGGGTGTGCTGGCGATCGCGGGGAAGCTGGATCCTGAGCGTGTGTTGGAGCGTGTGTCGGGTCTGGTGTCGGGGTGGACGGGTCGGGCGGAGCCGGTGTCGATTTCGCCGACGGCTTATGGGGGCCCGGTGCAGAGCGTGGAGAAGACGTCGCAGGTTCACATTGGTGTGGGTCTGGAGGCGATTCCGGAGTTGGACGAGGGCGTGTGGTGTCAGCGTCTGGCGGTGGCGGCGTTGTCGGGGGGGATGTCGGCGCGGCTGTTTACGGAGGTTCGTGAGAAGCGTGGGTTGTGTTATTCGGTGCACGCGAGTTATGCGGGGGCGCGGGAGTTCGGTGCGATCATGGCGTATGCGGGGACGACGCCTGAGCGAGCGGAGCAGACGCTTGACGTGCTGAGCGGGGAGCTGGTTCGGATCCACGAGGGTCTGGAGGCGGACGAGTTTGCGCGGGCGAAGACGGGGATGAAGGCCCGGGTGGTGATGTCGGGCGAGTCGACGTCGGCGCGGGCGAGTGCGTTGGCGTCGGACCTGATGGTGCTTGGGCGTACGCGTAGCCTGGAGGAGGTGGGTGCGAAGATTGACGGGGTGACGCTTGAGCAGGTCAACGCGTTTCTGGCGTCGCGCGAGGCGGGCGTCCAGCGTGTGGTGACGATCGGTCCTGAGCCGCTGGCGGTGCCTGAGCGTTGCGGGGGGTGA
- a CDS encoding phosphopantothenoylcysteine decarboxylase, giving the protein MLITVGPTREPIDRVRFIGNRSSGEMGSLIAEAMASAGHEVTSLVGPVDRAVVARCSGAGRVYRFESSAELGQLLEAHFRDADVLVMAAAVADYRPVTVSEGKMARLSGQDQRMVVELMPTPDLVAGVAGSKRAGQRVVAFALEEAGVLEARAGEKMRRKGVDAMVANPLGTMESGGIRATWMTVGGEVERLERMPKSEFASWLAERVVRLFG; this is encoded by the coding sequence GTGTTGATCACGGTGGGTCCGACGCGTGAGCCGATTGATCGGGTGCGTTTTATCGGGAACCGGTCGAGTGGCGAGATGGGGAGTCTGATCGCGGAGGCGATGGCGAGCGCGGGTCACGAGGTGACGTCGCTGGTGGGTCCGGTGGATCGTGCGGTTGTGGCGCGGTGTTCGGGGGCGGGTCGGGTGTATCGTTTTGAGAGTTCGGCGGAGCTGGGTCAGTTGCTGGAGGCGCATTTTCGGGACGCGGACGTGTTGGTGATGGCGGCGGCGGTGGCGGATTATCGACCGGTGACGGTGTCGGAGGGCAAGATGGCACGTCTTTCGGGTCAAGATCAGCGGATGGTGGTGGAGTTGATGCCGACGCCTGACCTGGTGGCGGGTGTGGCGGGCAGCAAGCGTGCGGGTCAGCGTGTGGTGGCGTTTGCGTTGGAGGAAGCGGGTGTTCTGGAGGCGCGGGCGGGGGAGAAGATGCGTCGTAAGGGTGTGGACGCGATGGTGGCGAATCCGCTGGGGACGATGGAATCGGGGGGGATTCGGGCGACGTGGATGACGGTGGGTGGCGAGGTGGAGCGTCTGGAGAGGATGCCTAAGTCTGAGTTTGCGAGCTGGTTAGCTGAACGGGTTGTGCGGTTGTTCGGATGA
- a CDS encoding ArsR/SmtB family transcription factor, with translation MVTPVSKRFVGSPTEAASCVDELDERFDTALFKALADPTRCRLLTCLIRCGRPCSVTEVAACCAVDFSVVARHLAQLARVGVLSAHKRGRTVWYEPRYGHLSGVLRGLADAVEGWCPGGGGVVDVTVETRTEEGKAT, from the coding sequence ATGGTGACGCCAGTATCCAAGCGATTTGTGGGCAGTCCGACGGAGGCGGCTTCGTGCGTGGACGAGCTGGACGAGCGTTTTGACACGGCGTTGTTCAAGGCGTTGGCGGACCCGACGCGTTGTCGTCTGCTGACGTGCCTGATTCGTTGCGGGCGGCCCTGCTCGGTGACGGAGGTGGCGGCGTGTTGTGCGGTGGATTTTTCGGTGGTGGCGCGTCACCTGGCGCAGCTGGCGCGGGTGGGCGTGTTGTCGGCGCACAAGCGGGGTCGGACGGTGTGGTACGAGCCGCGTTACGGTCATCTTTCGGGTGTGCTGCGTGGATTGGCGGACGCGGTGGAGGGTTGGTGTCCGGGTGGCGGGGGTGTGGTTGATGTGACGGTTGAAACTCGAACAGAAGAAGGAAAAGCAACGTGA
- the arsM gene encoding arsenite methyltransferase — MSDQKADAVRDTVREGYSEIAEMGQWSGVRPASRRVVEAEGSGCCGGGSGEGGGCCGPVTLTADDVAVAVGYAKEDLASLPEGANMGLSCGNPTALASLVEGEVVVDLGSGGGFDCFLAGPKVGASGRVIGVDMTPAMLSKARGNIESYRKQSALDNVEFRLGEIEHLPIADGVVDVVISNCVINLSTDKGQVWREIARVLKPGGRAAVSDIALLRPLPEAVRANAEALVGCVAGAELVEDVLAAIESAGMVEVKQRAKPEYIEAMVNAEDPLYQKIAAALPEGAKISDYIVSLDVEAKKG, encoded by the coding sequence GTGAGTGATCAGAAGGCAGATGCGGTTCGTGACACGGTTCGCGAGGGTTATTCGGAGATCGCAGAGATGGGTCAGTGGTCGGGTGTTCGGCCGGCGTCGCGTCGTGTGGTGGAGGCGGAGGGGTCGGGTTGCTGTGGCGGCGGATCGGGTGAGGGTGGCGGGTGTTGCGGGCCGGTGACGCTGACGGCGGATGACGTGGCGGTGGCGGTGGGTTATGCGAAGGAGGATCTGGCGTCGCTGCCTGAGGGAGCGAACATGGGTTTGTCGTGCGGGAACCCGACGGCGTTGGCGTCGCTTGTTGAGGGCGAGGTGGTGGTGGACCTGGGTTCGGGGGGCGGTTTTGACTGTTTCCTGGCGGGTCCGAAGGTGGGTGCGTCGGGTCGTGTGATTGGTGTGGACATGACGCCTGCGATGCTGAGCAAGGCGCGGGGGAATATCGAGAGTTATCGGAAGCAGAGTGCGTTGGACAACGTGGAGTTTCGGCTGGGTGAGATTGAGCATCTGCCGATCGCGGACGGGGTCGTGGACGTGGTGATCTCGAACTGCGTGATTAATTTGTCGACGGACAAGGGGCAGGTGTGGCGTGAGATTGCGCGGGTGTTGAAGCCCGGGGGTCGTGCGGCGGTGTCGGACATTGCGTTGCTGAGGCCTCTGCCTGAGGCGGTGCGTGCGAACGCGGAGGCGTTGGTGGGTTGTGTGGCGGGGGCGGAGCTGGTGGAGGATGTGCTGGCGGCGATCGAGTCGGCGGGGATGGTGGAGGTGAAGCAGCGTGCGAAGCCGGAGTACATCGAGGCGATGGTGAACGCGGAGGACCCGCTTTATCAGAAGATCGCGGCGGCGTTGCCTGAGGGCGCGAAGATCAGCGACTACATCGTGAGCCTGGACGTGGAGGCGAAGAAGGGGTGA
- a CDS encoding FitA-like ribbon-helix-helix domain-containing protein, with amino-acid sequence MAQFVVRNIEDDVRDRLREQAKVAGCSMEEYIRDILRAHALRDPSVPRKGLGTLMYERFKDCGLDEPLEQFDWGIAKPMEFPD; translated from the coding sequence ATGGCACAGTTTGTGGTGCGGAACATCGAGGACGATGTGCGTGACCGGCTGCGAGAGCAGGCGAAGGTTGCGGGGTGCAGCATGGAAGAGTATATTCGTGATATCTTGCGGGCGCACGCGTTGCGTGACCCGTCGGTGCCCCGGAAGGGACTGGGGACACTGATGTATGAGCGGTTTAAGGATTGCGGGCTCGACGAGCCGCTGGAGCAGTTTGATTGGGGTATCGCCAAGCCCATGGAGTTTCCGGATTGA
- a CDS encoding type II toxin-antitoxin system VapC family toxin produces MIVLDTNVLSEMMRSRPDPRVIGWLNRQALERLWITSVTVFESRFGIERMAAGRRKSEIDAQYHGVVAEDLRGRVLDLDERAAELAASIGARLQSAGRPIQVNDLLIAGMVSARDATLATRNVRHFDDTGIRTVDPWEG; encoded by the coding sequence TTGATCGTCCTCGACACGAACGTGTTGTCGGAGATGATGCGTTCGCGTCCGGATCCTCGGGTGATTGGCTGGCTGAATCGGCAGGCGCTTGAGCGGTTGTGGATTACCTCGGTCACCGTTTTCGAGAGTCGCTTTGGTATCGAGCGGATGGCTGCGGGGCGTCGCAAGAGTGAGATCGATGCTCAGTACCACGGCGTTGTTGCGGAGGATTTGAGGGGGCGTGTGTTGGATCTGGACGAGCGAGCGGCGGAATTGGCGGCGTCGATCGGTGCGCGGCTGCAGTCGGCGGGGCGTCCGATTCAGGTGAATGATCTGTTGATTGCGGGGATGGTGTCGGCGCGTGACGCGACGCTGGCGACGCGGAATGTGCGTCATTTTGATGACACGGGGATCCGGACGGTGGACCCTTGGGAAGGGTGA
- a CDS encoding heparinase II/III domain-containing protein, which yields MTHLITALCLTLIALMAPTAAADDMSHDQTLIRYMNREHPRLFLQPDTWKTIRAKRATDPHFNALVTRLEHNAGDLLDKPPVVYHKKGRRLLSVSREALRRILVLAFTYHTTGEKPYLHRAADEIQQVIGFTDWNPSHYLDVAEMAAAVAIGYDWLYHDLDPQLRADIQQALWDHALSHIDDPKRERELAWMRSTHNWNQVCFGGLTLAMLVTAEQHPQRAARWLDKVRQGNPLALHAYAPDGVYPEGPSYWVYGTSYQVMLLDALNTALGSDLLLSHAPGFLESADYIAHVIGPTGLPFNYSDGDEKDQQKSALFWFAAHLNRPDIIANERARDWNAMTGSIDRITPLAAVWWARLDDNNEPTPPQPTVWYGQGEQPLAIFRSAWNDPNAHFLATKGGRASLNHGQMDAGSFVLDAAGHRWASDLGKQNYHSLESRGINLWGRQQDSQRWEIYRLNHQSHNTITINDQPHRVDGQATLVTTPDQNLPARAVYDLTPVFGDQATSVTRAFTFTPDNNILIEDQLEGLQPGDRVRWAMMTPATITLHGTTATLRQQQQTLRATVDATPAADFSTLEATPTNDFDAPNPGHRLLIVNATAPDSGSVRIAVTLEPPTIP from the coding sequence ATGACCCACCTCATCACCGCCCTCTGCCTGACGCTCATCGCACTGATGGCCCCAACCGCAGCCGCCGACGACATGTCACACGACCAGACCCTCATCCGATACATGAACCGCGAACACCCCAGGCTCTTCCTGCAACCCGATACCTGGAAGACCATCCGCGCCAAACGCGCCACCGACCCCCACTTCAATGCCCTCGTCACACGCCTCGAACACAACGCAGGGGACCTGCTCGACAAACCCCCCGTCGTCTACCACAAGAAAGGCCGACGACTCCTCTCCGTCTCACGCGAAGCACTCCGACGCATCCTCGTCCTCGCCTTCACCTACCACACCACCGGCGAAAAACCCTACCTCCACCGCGCCGCCGACGAGATCCAACAGGTCATCGGCTTCACCGACTGGAACCCCTCCCACTACCTCGACGTCGCCGAGATGGCCGCCGCCGTCGCCATCGGCTACGACTGGCTCTACCACGACCTCGACCCCCAACTCAGAGCCGACATCCAACAGGCGCTCTGGGACCACGCACTCAGCCACATCGACGACCCCAAACGCGAACGCGAACTCGCCTGGATGCGCAGCACCCACAACTGGAACCAGGTCTGCTTCGGCGGACTCACCCTCGCCATGCTCGTCACCGCCGAGCAACACCCCCAACGCGCCGCACGCTGGCTCGACAAGGTCCGACAGGGAAACCCCCTCGCCCTCCACGCCTACGCGCCCGATGGCGTCTACCCCGAAGGACCCTCCTACTGGGTCTACGGCACCAGCTACCAGGTCATGCTCCTCGACGCCCTCAACACCGCGCTCGGCAGCGACCTCCTACTCAGCCACGCCCCGGGATTCCTCGAATCCGCCGACTACATCGCCCACGTCATCGGCCCCACAGGACTGCCCTTCAACTACTCCGATGGCGACGAGAAAGACCAGCAGAAATCCGCGCTCTTCTGGTTCGCCGCACACCTCAACCGACCCGACATCATCGCCAACGAACGCGCACGCGACTGGAACGCCATGACCGGGTCCATCGACCGCATCACACCCCTCGCCGCCGTCTGGTGGGCACGACTCGACGACAACAACGAGCCGACACCCCCACAACCCACCGTCTGGTACGGCCAAGGCGAACAACCCCTCGCCATCTTCCGATCCGCGTGGAACGACCCCAACGCACACTTCCTCGCCACCAAGGGCGGACGGGCCAGCCTCAACCACGGACAGATGGACGCCGGCTCCTTCGTCCTCGACGCGGCAGGACACCGATGGGCCTCCGACCTAGGCAAACAGAACTACCACAGCCTCGAATCACGAGGCATCAATCTCTGGGGCCGACAACAGGACAGCCAGCGATGGGAGATCTACCGACTCAACCACCAATCACACAACACAATCACCATCAACGACCAGCCCCACCGCGTCGATGGACAGGCAACCCTCGTCACCACCCCCGACCAGAACCTGCCGGCCCGTGCCGTCTACGACCTCACCCCGGTCTTTGGCGACCAGGCCACCAGCGTCACGCGAGCCTTCACCTTCACCCCGGACAACAACATCCTCATCGAAGACCAACTCGAAGGCCTCCAGCCAGGCGACCGCGTCCGCTGGGCCATGATGACACCCGCCACCATCACGCTCCACGGCACAACAGCCACCCTCCGCCAGCAACAACAAACACTCCGGGCCACCGTCGACGCCACCCCCGCCGCCGACTTCTCCACCCTCGAAGCCACACCCACCAACGACTTCGACGCACCCAACCCCGGACACCGCCTGCTCATCGTCAACGCCACCGCCCCGGACTCCGGGAGCGTCCGCATCGCCGTCACACTCGAACCGCCCACCATCCCCTGA
- the der gene encoding ribosome biogenesis GTPase Der, translated as MLPKIVIVGRPNVGKSSLLNMLAGRRISIVDDMAGVTRDRIAATAEIPGQPGEEPRPVEVIDTGGYGIKDSQNLTREVEQQIANGLAEAHLVLFVVDAQTGVVPLDQTVAEVLRQSLGKGTDRKPCLVIVNKVDAEKLEADAYEAASLGLGQPLFISAKTGHNKRLFLDTLRREIDRLNLPDTPEDTLDPGIRIAIVGKRNAGKSTLTNALAGDQRVIVSEAEGTTRDAVDVRFEVPTDDGNATRVFTAIDTAGVRKRKSMKQDIEYYAHHRALRSIRRADVCLLLIDATLPISQVDKQLGHEILEHHRPTVIVINKWDLAEKNHTEEEYAEYLDNELKGFSFAPIVFISAKNEEGMREMLALVANLYEQANHRVGTGEINRVVETIMAERGPSSKHGKIAKVYYATQTAVHPPTVTIFVNDPDLFNPNYQRFILNRFRDELPYSEVPINLQIRGKPKQTLAERLEGKHDH; from the coding sequence ATGCTCCCCAAGATCGTCATCGTCGGACGCCCCAACGTCGGCAAGTCCTCTCTGCTCAACATGCTCGCCGGACGACGCATCAGCATCGTCGACGACATGGCAGGCGTCACACGCGACCGCATCGCCGCCACCGCCGAAATCCCCGGACAGCCCGGCGAAGAACCGCGGCCCGTCGAGGTGATCGACACCGGCGGCTACGGCATCAAGGACTCCCAGAACCTCACCCGCGAAGTCGAACAACAGATCGCCAACGGGCTCGCCGAAGCACACCTCGTCCTCTTCGTCGTCGACGCGCAAACAGGCGTCGTCCCCCTCGACCAGACCGTCGCCGAAGTCCTCCGGCAATCCCTGGGCAAAGGCACCGACCGCAAACCCTGCCTCGTCATCGTCAACAAGGTCGACGCCGAAAAACTCGAAGCCGACGCCTACGAGGCCGCCTCACTCGGACTCGGACAACCCCTCTTCATCTCCGCCAAAACCGGGCACAACAAACGCCTCTTCCTCGATACCCTCCGCCGCGAGATCGACCGACTCAACCTCCCCGACACCCCCGAAGACACCCTCGACCCCGGCATCCGCATCGCCATCGTCGGCAAACGAAACGCCGGCAAGTCCACCCTCACTAACGCACTCGCAGGCGACCAACGCGTCATCGTCTCCGAGGCCGAAGGCACCACCCGCGACGCCGTCGACGTCCGATTCGAAGTCCCCACCGACGACGGCAACGCCACACGCGTCTTCACCGCCATCGACACCGCAGGCGTCCGCAAACGAAAGTCCATGAAACAGGACATCGAGTACTACGCACACCACCGCGCACTCCGGAGCATCCGACGCGCCGACGTCTGCCTCCTGCTCATCGACGCCACACTCCCCATCTCACAGGTCGATAAACAACTCGGACACGAGATCCTCGAACACCACCGGCCCACCGTCATCGTCATCAACAAGTGGGACCTCGCCGAGAAAAATCACACCGAAGAAGAATACGCCGAGTACCTCGACAACGAACTCAAGGGCTTCTCCTTCGCACCCATCGTCTTTATCAGCGCCAAGAACGAGGAGGGCATGCGCGAGATGCTCGCCCTCGTCGCCAACCTCTACGAACAGGCCAACCACCGCGTCGGCACCGGCGAGATCAACCGCGTCGTCGAGACCATCATGGCCGAACGCGGACCCAGCTCGAAACACGGCAAGATCGCCAAGGTCTACTACGCCACACAGACCGCCGTCCACCCCCCCACCGTCACCATCTTCGTCAACGACCCCGACCTCTTTAACCCCAACTACCAGCGATTCATCCTCAACCGCTTCCGCGACGAACTCCCCTACTCCGAAGTCCCCATCAACCTCCAGATCCGCGGCAAACCCAAACAAACCCTCGCCGAACGACTCGAAGGCAAACACGACCACTGA
- the tsaB gene encoding tRNA (adenosine(37)-N6)-threonylcarbamoyltransferase complex dimerization subunit type 1 TsaB, whose amino-acid sequence MNADDPGLLLAIETSGRTASIAIGTDEQPLLVRSFEPARRHSVGLVPQLADAFHELSLNPGQLNTIALSTGPGSFTGLRVGFAVTQTLTLTTPARVVAIPTTHTLAHNAPPDARHIAVALNTKADNAWIAAYQRTGHTLTPTRQPHAGLLAELLANPQPDCLIAQTLPETITRNARDLGINLLLDQHATCSAAVVYQLGRAAAHAGDYSDPSALTPTYGRQPEAVSLWQQRKNP is encoded by the coding sequence ATGAACGCCGACGACCCCGGACTCCTCCTCGCGATCGAAACCAGCGGCCGAACCGCCTCCATCGCCATCGGAACCGACGAACAGCCCCTGCTCGTCCGCAGCTTCGAACCCGCACGAAGACACTCCGTCGGACTCGTCCCCCAACTCGCCGACGCCTTCCACGAACTCAGCCTCAACCCCGGCCAACTCAACACCATCGCCCTCTCCACCGGCCCCGGATCCTTCACCGGCCTGCGCGTCGGCTTCGCCGTCACCCAAACCCTCACCCTCACCACGCCCGCACGCGTCGTCGCCATACCCACCACGCACACCCTCGCCCACAACGCCCCGCCCGACGCCCGGCACATCGCCGTCGCACTCAACACCAAGGCCGACAACGCCTGGATCGCCGCCTACCAACGCACCGGCCACACCCTCACCCCCACGCGCCAGCCCCACGCCGGACTCCTGGCCGAACTCCTCGCCAACCCGCAACCCGACTGCCTCATCGCCCAGACCCTCCCCGAAACCATCACCCGAAACGCCCGGGACCTCGGCATCAACCTCCTCCTCGATCAGCACGCCACCTGCTCCGCCGCCGTCGTCTACCAGCTCGGGCGCGCAGCCGCACACGCTGGCGATTACAGTGACCCGTCGGCCCTCACGCCCACCTACGGGCGGCAGCCCGAGGCCGTCAGCCTCTGGCAACAACGCAAAAACCCCTGA
- the trpD gene encoding anthranilate phosphoribosyltransferase yields MIRDALPRLVQGHHLDADDAEKLFDAVMTGDADPIQLGAMLALIQARGATTDELAAGARAMRKHLIPVTTPVGLRIVDTCGTGGTGSRFFNVSTSAAIVTAAAGRPKGIAVAKHGNRAVTSASGSSDVLQELGVNLPMPPTHLPKALDEAGICFCFAPAHHPGMKHAGPVRAALGIRTIFNLLGPLTNPAGAQHQLLGVGDAATQQLIAETLLKLDTQHAWVVTTELPDGTRLGELTPFAPVSVAIVRNNTITHDTIDPAALGLAADTTSAVTVENPQQSAALIQSVLAGDKGAPRNTVLLNAAAALVIAEAADTLDNAITLATQAIDSGAARHTLAKLAELSKPADG; encoded by the coding sequence ATGATCCGTGACGCACTCCCACGACTCGTCCAGGGACACCACCTCGACGCCGACGACGCCGAAAAACTCTTCGACGCCGTCATGACAGGCGACGCCGACCCCATCCAGCTCGGCGCCATGCTCGCCCTCATCCAGGCCCGCGGCGCCACCACCGACGAACTCGCCGCCGGCGCACGCGCCATGCGCAAACACCTCATCCCCGTCACCACACCCGTCGGCCTGCGCATCGTCGATACCTGCGGCACCGGTGGAACCGGATCGCGATTCTTCAACGTCTCCACCTCCGCCGCCATCGTCACCGCCGCCGCCGGACGACCCAAAGGCATCGCCGTCGCCAAGCACGGCAACCGCGCCGTCACCAGCGCCTCCGGATCCTCCGACGTCCTCCAGGAACTCGGCGTCAACCTCCCCATGCCCCCCACACACCTGCCCAAAGCCCTCGACGAAGCCGGCATCTGCTTCTGCTTCGCACCCGCTCACCACCCCGGCATGAAACACGCCGGACCCGTCCGCGCCGCGCTTGGCATCCGGACCATCTTCAACCTCCTCGGACCTCTCACCAACCCCGCCGGTGCACAACACCAACTCCTCGGCGTCGGCGACGCAGCCACCCAGCAACTCATCGCCGAAACCCTCCTCAAACTCGACACGCAGCACGCGTGGGTCGTCACCACCGAACTGCCCGACGGCACACGCCTCGGCGAACTCACACCCTTCGCGCCCGTCAGCGTCGCCATCGTCCGCAACAACACCATCACCCACGACACCATCGACCCCGCCGCGCTCGGACTTGCCGCCGACACCACCAGCGCAGTCACCGTCGAAAACCCGCAACAATCCGCCGCCCTCATCCAGTCCGTCCTCGCCGGCGACAAGGGCGCACCCCGCAACACCGTCCTGCTCAACGCCGCCGCAGCACTCGTCATCGCCGAGGCCGCCGATACCCTCGACAACGCCATCACCCTCGCCACACAAGCCATCGACTCCGGCGCCGCACGACACACCCTCGCCAAACTCGCCGAACTCTCGAAACCCGCCGACGGATGA
- a CDS encoding DUF6677 family protein produces MTQDDHQPRWHILAAIAGWLIPGSGHALIGETRRGIILALSILTLWTAGLFIGGISVIDKANHPAWYGCQVLVAPAILVDLLHRSLTLDGQAPPPEGTVVQGIPATTPPFEPSMNRVHEQGTIFTALAGLLNLLAIIDVAYRYPAGRLPQQDPAGAQAHA; encoded by the coding sequence GTGACCCAAGACGACCACCAGCCACGATGGCACATCCTCGCCGCCATCGCCGGATGGCTCATCCCCGGCAGCGGACACGCACTCATCGGCGAAACCCGCCGCGGCATCATCCTCGCCCTCAGCATCCTCACCCTCTGGACCGCGGGACTCTTCATCGGCGGCATCTCCGTCATCGACAAGGCCAACCACCCCGCCTGGTATGGCTGCCAGGTCCTCGTCGCTCCCGCCATCCTCGTCGACCTCCTGCACCGATCCCTCACCCTCGACGGACAGGCTCCGCCGCCCGAAGGCACCGTCGTTCAGGGTATACCCGCCACCACACCCCCCTTCGAACCCAGCATGAACCGTGTCCACGAGCAGGGAACGATATTCACCGCCCTCGCAGGACTCCTCAACCTCCTCGCCATCATCGACGTCGCCTACCGATACCCCGCCGGCCGACTCCCTCAGCAAGACCCCGCCGGAGCACAAGCCCATGCCTGA
- a CDS encoding NUDIX hydrolase, whose translation MAETPYRIATLCYLFDDRGRLLLIHRRKHPNRDLYSPIGGKLDTVSGESPQQCALREIREETGLVLSEGDLHLVGLVSETAYQNETHWLMFLYEVTTLHSLAERDINEGRLAWVTREELVELPMPETDREVIWPLFWAHRGGFFAAHIDCRGGAMRWTLDRSLRAEGGVGADSCDC comes from the coding sequence ATGGCCGAGACGCCTTATCGCATCGCGACGCTTTGTTACCTGTTTGATGATCGGGGGCGGTTGCTGCTGATTCACCGGCGCAAGCACCCGAACCGGGATTTGTATTCACCGATTGGTGGCAAGTTGGACACGGTTTCGGGTGAGAGTCCGCAGCAGTGCGCACTCCGTGAGATACGGGAAGAAACCGGGTTAGTATTGAGCGAAGGCGATTTACACCTGGTGGGTCTGGTTTCGGAGACGGCGTATCAGAACGAAACACACTGGCTGATGTTTCTTTATGAAGTAACAACGTTACACAGCCTGGCGGAGCGTGATATCAACGAGGGCAGGCTAGCGTGGGTGACGCGTGAGGAGTTAGTGGAATTGCCCATGCCGGAGACGGATCGCGAGGTGATCTGGCCGCTTTTCTGGGCTCATCGCGGCGGGTTTTTCGCGGCGCACATTGATTGTCGCGGGGGTGCGATGCGTTGGACGCTGGACCGCAGTTTGCGGGCTGAGGGGGGCGTGGGGGCGGATTCTTGCGATTGTTAG